CGGATCCGACGGTCCAGGTCCTCCCGCTGCTTTTCCAGAAAAGTCACCGCCGTCTGGGCCTTTTCCTCGCGATCTTTAAGATTCTGCTCCAAAAAAGCGGATGTCAGCTCGTTCACGACCAAGGCCACGGTCTGGGGCGACTTGCCCTTGTAGGCAATGGTGAACGCAATGGTCGTCGTGGCCGCGCGGCCGGAACTGGGGTTGATGACATCGGCCTGAACCGGGGTCAAGGCGACATCCTTCTGCATTTTGGCGACAATTTCCTCGGTTGTGTGCGTATCGCGAAGCTCCCGATAAAGGTTGAGCTTGTTGATCAACTGCAAAAGCCGGACTCGGCCAAGCACGACTTGGGCCATGGACTGCATGCGTTCCTCGACATACCCGGAAACCGTTGTCTGCACCAATTCCTTGGGCACGTTCTGGGCCTCGATAAGAATGGTCGAACTCGAGGAGTAGATGGACGGAAGCAAGTACGTGACCACTGCGACAATACAAAACACAAAAAGAGCCGGAAGGAAAAAATGCTTCCGCCGCCGCTTCAAAATGTCAAAATATACCCGGATATCGATCTGGTCTTCCATTTCAGGCCCATTCGCGAGGTTAGCAATTACAAGTGTCAGTACTCGAGGGGAAAAGACATGACATAGTCCAGGGAACAGCGGTTCCTGACCGCCCTTTCCTCGTCCTTCTCGTGTGACTGGGAATACGCATAGCCAAAACGCACGGAAGAGTCCTTGGAAATCTGAAAACGAACATACGGATTCACGGCGTGGTACCAGTCGTCACGCTCGTCGCGATCCGAGTTGTCGGCGAGATGGCGCGCCAGCGCCGAGACACCGATGCTGGCCAAGGGCGTGATCCGGTAGGCAATGCCGGCATTGACACTGTCCCGGACGACATCCTCGCCCTCGGCGCTGGAATAGATATCGCGGTCGTAGCCAGCCGTGACCGAAAAGCGTTCCCCGGTCCATTCCAGGCCCGAATTGACCAAATAGTTGAGGGACGACGTCGTTTCGCCGTCGCCCAGGGCGATGCGCGCCCACCCCAGGTCCCATTCGCTGTCCCGACGCCGCGTGTGGGTATCCCCACCGCCCAAGGCCAGGGTCAGGCTCAGACGCTCCGAGGGCCGGTACGATACGCCGCCCATCAAGGACACGGTGTCCTGCGTCAGTTCGCCGCCGAACACGGGACTGTCCAGGTTCGAGCGGGACCCGTCATACATGGTTCGCTGCGCGTTGGCGCGGATGAACAGATCCAGAATTTCCGAATACTGGTGGGTCCAGGTGGCGCCAAGAACATGGCCGAGATAGTCGGCATTGTAATCGGCCTCGTTCTCGCGCTGGGCAACGGAATACGCGATGGCGAGGGTATCACGGGGGGAGAGCAGGTACGAAACAGACGGCGACAGGGTGAATGTCCGTCGGTCCGTGGCCTCGACATCCACGACACGGCCTTCTTCGTATTCGTCCTCGTAATCCGTATCCAGACGCGCCTTGCCGGACAGACCGAGGCGAAGCCGGGCGCTCCACCCGTAGTCGATCGAAGCCAGATAATTCTGATCCAGGCGGTCGTATTCCGTGTATTTCTGGTAGGCATGGACACCAATCCGGGCCTCCGCCCGGGCCCGGTATCGGTCCTGTTCGACATCCACGAGCACGCCGGGAGTCAGTCGCGCGCACCAATCCTGGCGATCCTCGCGGACCCGGTCATCAAAAGTGCCGCCCAGTCCCAGCGACGGCGTCAGCATATAGCGCAGGGCGTGCGCCGGAACCGCGCCAGCCAGGCATATGATCAAAAACAGCACACGGAGCATGGATGCGCGCCCGTCACGGAACCACGATCGTGTCGTGCGGCTTGAGCACGATGTTCGATTCCAAATTTTTTCCGGACGCGACACGCCCGTAATCAAAGACGATCGCCCGCTGCGCGCCGTCCACGGTCCGCAAAACCTGGATGGAGTCCTCGTCGGCGAACGCGTTGAGCCCACCGGCCAGGGCCAGGGCCTGGGTCACGGTCATGGCGTGCCCCATGATGTACATGCCGGGCCGGTTGACCTTGCCCACGACGTAAACCTTGGCGCTTCCAATCTGCATCAGCATGACACTGACCGGCGTATCCGGAACGTATTCGGCGATTTTGTCCTGGATGACCCGCCGCAGCTGTTCCACGCTCAGACCACTGGCCTGAATGTCCCCGATGAGCGGGAAGGATACACAGCCATCGGGACGGACAATAACCTGCTTGGTCAATGCTTCGTCACGCCAGACGGAAATTTCCAGAACATCCTCGGGCCCAAGCGGATATCCCTGGGCCCGGGCCTGGACGGCCATGCCAACAACCACCAACGTCATCACCAAATACACGATCGACTTCATGCCTTCCCACACCCTCCTGTGTTCGCGCCCCGTCGGGGCAACCCGCCACGATAACCGGCACTGGGTAGCAGCGCGCGCCAGAAAACGCCAGCTGAATTCATTCCGGCAATTCCAAAAAATCTTTTGGGACCAAGTAATTGTCCGACACAAATCTTGCTATCTCGGACAAAATCCGACAAAATCGGACACACCGCACACGGAGTTGGACATGGCCGACATTCTCATCATCGATGACGATCCTGATTTCTCATATTCCTTTCAGCGCATCATTGAACGCATGGGGCACCGCTGTGCCGTGCTCCCCAACATATCCCTGGCATCCGAATATCTCGATGCATCCGAATGCGACGTGGTCTTTTTGGATGTCAATCTGCCCGACGGCAACGGCCTGACCCATGTCCGACAATTTCAGACCATGGGAAAACAGCCGGAAGTGATCATCCTAACGGGAGACGGCAATTCCGACGGCGCGGCCCTGGCCATCGCCAATGGCGCCTGGGACTATATCGCCAAGCCCGTCTCCGTGAACAAGATCAAGCTGCTTTTGCAGCGCACCATGGCCTACCGGGCTTCCAAGGAAACATCCAACCGCCCACGGACCCTCAAACGCGACGCCATCATCGGGAACAGCCCAGCCATCATGGCCTGCCTGGACATCATGGGTACCGCCGCCAACAGCAAATCCAACGTCATCATCAGCGGCGAAACCGGAACGGGCAAGGAACTCTTTGCCCGGGGAATCCATGAAAACAGCGCCAACAGCGGCAACCTGGTCGTCATCGACTGCACCAACCTGCCCCACTCCCTGGCCGAAAGCATCCTCTTTGGGCACACCAAGGGTTCCTTCACCAGCGCCCACGAATCACGGGACGGGCTTTTCAAGCAAGCCGACAACGGCACGGTCTTTCTGGATGAAATCTCGGAGCTTGGCCAGGACCTGCAAAAATCCCTGCTGCGCGTCCTTCAGGAACGCAAATTCCGTCCCATTGGCGCGGAAAAGGAACTGAGCAGCAATTTTCGGGTCATCGCGGCCACCAACAGAAACTTGCGCGCCATGGTCGACCGGGGAGAATTTCGCGGCGACCTCTTTTACCGCCTGAATGGCCATCATTTGCCGATCCCGCCCCTGCGGGATCGCAAGGAAGACATCCAACCGCTTGCGGCCCATTATGTGAAAAAAATCTGCCGTGAATACGGGCTGCCCGCCAAACACCTGTCTCCGGATTTTCTCAACGCCCTGCGCGCCCATGACTGGCCGGGCAATGTGCGCGAATTCATCAGCGCGATCTATGTCGCCGTGGATAAAGCCACGGACGAAGGCACCCTGTACAGCCAGCATCTGGCCATGGAAATCCGCATCGGCGCGGCCAGGAACAGCTTTCGAAACCATCCCGGCGCGAACCGCTCCCGCCCCCTGCCCGTTGATCCGCGATCCGACACCCTGGACATCCATCTCGACCTGAATGGAAACCTGCCGCCCCTGCGCGACATCCGGGAAAGCGTGGTGGAAAAACTGGAACACAAATATCTTCACCGTCTGATCGGAATCTGCGGCTCCAACGTGTCCGAGGCCTGCATCCTCTCCGGCCTGTCCCGGGCCAGACTCTACGAACTCCTCAAAAAGCATTCCATCCGCGTAAAATAAAAAGGCCGGAAAAAAAATTCCGGCCCATGCTTTCCGCGCATCACAAAAACCCGTGCTTCAGCCCAGTCGCGCGGCCAGGCGTCGGCCGGGAATCCTTCATTCCCGTTCCCGGCGAATACGGGCGCCAACAGCGGACAGCTTGACCTCCATCCGCTCGTACCCCCGATCCAGATGATAGATGCGGCGGACATCCGTCCGGCCCGTGGCGGCCAGACCAGCCAAGACCAGACAGGCGCTGGCCCGCAGATCCGAGGCCATGACCGTGGCTCCCTTGAGCGTGTCCACGCCGCGCACCATGGCGCTTTGTCCGGACAAGGTCACGTTGGCCCCCAACCGCCCCAATTCCTGCACATGCATGAACCGGTTCTCGAAAATTCCCTCGGTGATCACGCCAGCTCCCGCGCTGCAAGCCATGAGGGCCATGATCTGGGCCTGCATGTCCGTGGGGAAGCCGGGGTAGGGCTGCGTGCTCACATCGACGCAGTGCAACGGGCCATCGGCGTAGGCCCGCAACAAACCACGATCGCCCTCGATGCCCATGCCCATCTCGCGCAGCTTGAAAATAACCGCGTCCAGGGCGTCCACCGGACAATCGACAAGTTCCAGATCGCCCTTGGTGATGCCCGCGGCGACAAGATAGGTGCCCGCCTCGATGCGGTCCGGCATGACCCGATACGAGCAGCCGCGCAGCGTCTCCACTCCCTGAATGTGAATCACGCTGGTGCCATGCCCGGAAATGCGCGCCCCACAGGCATTCAAAAATTCCGCCAGGTCCTGGATCTCCGGTTCGCGGGCCGCGTTTTCGAGCACGGTCTCGCCCTCGGCCAGGGTCGCGGCCATGATCAGATGCTCGGTGCCGCCCACGGTGGGAAAATCGAGCTGGATGTGCGCTCCGCGCAGCCGGTCGCAATTCCCGATGATGTCGCCGCTATCTAGTTCGAAAACAGCTCCCATCTGTTCCAGACCCTTCAAATGCAGGTCCACGGGCCGCGCGCCGATGGCGCAACCTCCGGGCAGGGCCACCCGCGCCCGTCCCAACCTAGCCAAGAGCGGCCCCAGGCAAAGGACCGAGGCACGCATGGTCCGGACCAGGTCGTAGGGCGCCTCGGGCTTGAGATCGCAGGATTCAAGGACAACTTCGCCATCATCGTGACTGGCCCGGCAACCAAGCAGTTCCAGCAACTTGAGCGTGGTATCGATATCGCGCAGGCTTGGCACGTTGGACAGCCGCACCTCTCCGTCAACCAAGATGGAGGCCAGCAAAATGGGCAAGGCCGCGTTTTTGGAGCCGCTGACCGCAATCCGGCCCTTGAGCGCGACCCCGCCTTCAATGACAAGTTTGTCCATGAACTCTCCTTGACTGCGCGCCCGTCATGAACGGCGCCTTGATGATGTCTTGAGGGCGGCGAGCACCGCATCGGCCTCGCCGGGATACACGGCACGGTCCGAGGATGGCGCCTCCGGGCGGGTCCAGACTCCGGCCCTGGGCTCGGAGCCTTCGCTCGCGACCGGGGTAGGGCTCGGATCGATCATAAGGGGATGGGCCCGGACATCGTGGCCCGGAACGCTGTAGCTGAACTCGATGGGGATGTTGTTGGGATCAAAGGAATAGAGAGACCAAATAAAACCATGGTCGATCACTTCCGAGGCCCAGAACCCGTTGGCTTCGAGGCGGCCCCCGATCTCCCACAGGCTGTCCCGGCTCTCCACGCCAAGGGAAACATGATCGAAGGCCACGGGGCCACGCACCGGAACGCCGTGGTCTTTTTCGGGGATTGGCCGGACCTGGGGCCATTCAAAAAAGGCGATCATGTCCTGACTGGAAATCTCGAAAAAATAATGGCGGTAACCGGGATGCCCCAAGCCCACCACCATGCGCAAACCCAGCAGGTCCCGCCAGAAACGGATGGTCGCATCCATGTCCGCCGTGACCATGGCCAGATGATTGATTCCCGTGAAGACGGCCATCGCGCTCCCGTGCCACAAAAAAAAGCA
This Deltaproteobacteria bacterium DNA region includes the following protein-coding sequences:
- a CDS encoding polysaccharide export protein, encoding MKSIVYLVMTLVVVGMAVQARAQGYPLGPEDVLEISVWRDEALTKQVIVRPDGCVSFPLIGDIQASGLSVEQLRRVIQDKIAEYVPDTPVSVMLMQIGSAKVYVVGKVNRPGMYIMGHAMTVTQALALAGGLNAFADEDSIQVLRTVDGAQRAIVFDYGRVASGKNLESNIVLKPHDTIVVP
- a CDS encoding sigma-54-dependent Fis family transcriptional regulator is translated as MADILIIDDDPDFSYSFQRIIERMGHRCAVLPNISLASEYLDASECDVVFLDVNLPDGNGLTHVRQFQTMGKQPEVIILTGDGNSDGAALAIANGAWDYIAKPVSVNKIKLLLQRTMAYRASKETSNRPRTLKRDAIIGNSPAIMACLDIMGTAANSKSNVIISGETGTGKELFARGIHENSANSGNLVVIDCTNLPHSLAESILFGHTKGSFTSAHESRDGLFKQADNGTVFLDEISELGQDLQKSLLRVLQERKFRPIGAEKELSSNFRVIAATNRNLRAMVDRGEFRGDLFYRLNGHHLPIPPLRDRKEDIQPLAAHYVKKICREYGLPAKHLSPDFLNALRAHDWPGNVREFISAIYVAVDKATDEGTLYSQHLAMEIRIGAARNSFRNHPGANRSRPLPVDPRSDTLDIHLDLNGNLPPLRDIRESVVEKLEHKYLHRLIGICGSNVSEACILSGLSRARLYELLKKHSIRVK
- the murA gene encoding UDP-N-acetylglucosamine 1-carboxyvinyltransferase, with protein sequence MDKLVIEGGVALKGRIAVSGSKNAALPILLASILVDGEVRLSNVPSLRDIDTTLKLLELLGCRASHDDGEVVLESCDLKPEAPYDLVRTMRASVLCLGPLLARLGRARVALPGGCAIGARPVDLHLKGLEQMGAVFELDSGDIIGNCDRLRGAHIQLDFPTVGGTEHLIMAATLAEGETVLENAAREPEIQDLAEFLNACGARISGHGTSVIHIQGVETLRGCSYRVMPDRIEAGTYLVAAGITKGDLELVDCPVDALDAVIFKLREMGMGIEGDRGLLRAYADGPLHCVDVSTQPYPGFPTDMQAQIMALMACSAGAGVITEGIFENRFMHVQELGRLGANVTLSGQSAMVRGVDTLKGATVMASDLRASACLVLAGLAATGRTDVRRIYHLDRGYERMEVKLSAVGARIRRERE
- a CDS encoding VOC family protein; the encoded protein is MAVFTGINHLAMVTADMDATIRFWRDLLGLRMVVGLGHPGYRHYFFEISSQDMIAFFEWPQVRPIPEKDHGVPVRGPVAFDHVSLGVESRDSLWEIGGRLEANGFWASEVIDHGFIWSLYSFDPNNIPIEFSYSVPGHDVRAHPLMIDPSPTPVASEGSEPRAGVWTRPEAPSSDRAVYPGEADAVLAALKTSSRRRS